The stretch of DNA GCGGAGGGCGTTTTCAAAGCAGTTGAAGAGCACCTTCTCAAAGAGGGGGTCGGCGAAGACCTCCAGGTCCCCGGTGGCGACGGAGAAGGTAATCCCCCGGAAATCAAGCCCCTCGGCGGCGCGGGCGGCGACCTTCCCCACATGCTGCCAGCGCGGCTCCATCACGCCAAGGTCGGCGTAGAGCCGGGTGAACTCCACTTCGCGGCTGATCATCCCGACGAGGTCCCGTATCTTTCCGAGGGTGTCGCGCTGGAAGGGCGAGAGCGACCCGGTATCCAGCAGCAGCCAGGTGTAGCCTGCGATCGCCGTCACCTGGTTGAGAACGTCATGGCGCGTGATCGAACCGAGGAGGTTGAGTTTCCGGTTTGCCTCCCGCAGCGCCTCCTCGGCCCGGCGCCTGGCGGTGACGTCCTGCGAGATGCCGGCAACGCGGCTGACCTGGCCGGCGGGATCGTCCCGTTGGGCCCGCCCTATCGAGAGGATCCACTTCCACGCACCGTCGTCGCAGCGGAGGCGGTACTCCACGGAAAACGCGTTTTCCCTCCTGATTCCCTCGACGATCGCATCCATCACCCCCTCCCGGTCGTCGGGGTGGATGCGGGCCTGCCAGGCGGCGAGATCGTTCTTCGGGACGGTGCCAGAAGGGCCGATGATCTCGCCCCAGCGGCGGTTGTAGGTGATCTCCCCGGTTACAAGGTCATAGCCCCAGACCGCGAGCCCTGCCCCTTCGACAGCAAGGGCGAGCCACTCGTCGGCCGTATGCCGGGCAATCGGAGGGGCACCGGCGAGGGCGATGGCGCACCTGACCGCATGGAGGAGCTCGGCGCACTCGGCAGGGGTGCACCCGCCTTTTCTCACATAGAACGACGCCCCGGCATCGATGGCCTCCTCGAAGACCGAATCCCGGCTTTTTCCGGTGTAGAGCACGAAGGGGACGGTGACGCCCCGCGCCCGCAGGGCCCGGAGAAAGGCGATGCCGTTCATGCCCGGCATCTGCTCGTCGGAGACGACGGCGGCGCACTCGATCCTGCCGACGAGGGAGAGGGCCTCTTCCGCGGATGATGCCCTGATGCAGTCGTACCCCCCGGTCCCCTCGAGATATCCCCCTGCCCGCTCCAGGACGACCGGATCGTCGTCGACGATCAGCACCCTGGCCGTCCCCCCGGCACGCGCCATCATCACACCGAGAGAGCGCGGCCACGAATAAATAACTGGCGGCACGCCCGGTTCAGGAGGGCGCCCCTCAAAATATATCTCCATGCCGGGCCCACAGCGCTGTATGCAGGACCTGCTCGCCCCCCTTCTCTACGCCTTCACCACGCTCTTCGTCATTCTCGACCCCCTGCTCTCGGTGCCGATCTTCGTCTCGCTCACGGCCGGGAGCCTGCCCGAGGAGAAGGCGAGACAGGCCGGGATCGCCGTCGCCGTGGCCGGCGCCCTCATGTACCTCTTCCTGGTCTTCGGGCTCTTCATCTTCGACATCCTGGGGATCACGCTCGCGAGCTTCGAGGTGGCCGGCGGGATCCTCCTCTTCATCCTGGGTATCCAGGAGTCGCTCGGGATCGAGTTCGGGCACGAGGGGAAGGAGCGGCGGTCGATGGCCGGGGTGGTGATCGGCACCCCCCTCCTCTGCGGGCCCGGGGCGATCACCACGGTCGTCCTCCTCTCCACGCGGGTGGGCGCGGTCGTCACCGGGATCGCCATCGGGCTCTGCCTCGGGGCGACCTGGCTCGTCCTCAGGTACGCCGCCCAGATCCAGCGTTTCCTCGGCGAGACCGTCACCGACATCATGGGCAAGGTGCTCGGCATGCTCCTCGCGGCGATCGCCGTGAAGATCATCGTGGACGGGATCGTCGGGCTGATCTGAAAAAAAGATGGGGAGCGCCCGGCCTACAGCCCGGCGAGAAACATCCGGTGAAGCCTGAGGTCGCCGGAGAGTTCGGGGTGGAAGGAGAGCGCCATATGCTTCCCCTGCCGCACCGCAACGATCCCCTGCGGTATCCTGGAGAGCACCTCGACGCCCGGGCCC from Methanofollis liminatans DSM 4140 encodes:
- a CDS encoding ATP-binding response regulator; the protein is MMARAGGTARVLIVDDDPVVLERAGGYLEGTGGYDCIRASSAEEALSLVGRIECAAVVSDEQMPGMNGIAFLRALRARGVTVPFVLYTGKSRDSVFEEAIDAGASFYVRKGGCTPAECAELLHAVRCAIALAGAPPIARHTADEWLALAVEGAGLAVWGYDLVTGEITYNRRWGEIIGPSGTVPKNDLAAWQARIHPDDREGVMDAIVEGIRRENAFSVEYRLRCDDGAWKWILSIGRAQRDDPAGQVSRVAGISQDVTARRRAEEALREANRKLNLLGSITRHDVLNQVTAIAGYTWLLLDTGSLSPFQRDTLGKIRDLVGMISREVEFTRLYADLGVMEPRWQHVGKVAARAAEGLDFRGITFSVATGDLEVFADPLFEKVLFNCFENALRHGGGVSRIEVSFVERETCGEIVVADDGVGVPFAQKKNIFARGIGQHTGFGLFLAKEVLDLTGIGIREGGMPGEGARFVLSVPKGAYRNP
- a CDS encoding MarC family protein, producing MQDLLAPLLYAFTTLFVILDPLLSVPIFVSLTAGSLPEEKARQAGIAVAVAGALMYLFLVFGLFIFDILGITLASFEVAGGILLFILGIQESLGIEFGHEGKERRSMAGVVIGTPLLCGPGAITTVVLLSTRVGAVVTGIAIGLCLGATWLVLRYAAQIQRFLGETVTDIMGKVLGMLLAAIAVKIIVDGIVGLI